Proteins from a genomic interval of Clostridium sp. AN503:
- a CDS encoding FliM/FliN family flagellar motor switch protein, with protein MLDKGAMTELLGMEAVSVCKTLSGLLGRKCRISVEDIIEADADGLAEYLPRFNVSIEGTVEGDGLKLPQIYVFGRKETLQITNYIMGVPIDRESPLDEIALSTLKEVVSQSIGSSDAEFEDLFGHGIRECFKEALVWDGTEQIQELVRRWGGSGQALLIRLHVDIEGVLSSDVFRVTSDKFSELFGLPEAGMEAASVKAPETFRKKGKAVPVQEVYFPEFKYSPIEYTEDHIGEDRKRLGEIQLEVSVRIGGTRCSVRDILDLKAGEVLTLDKQAGSPADILVNGNLIGRGDVLVSDDRFSTRIIEIIDKRE; from the coding sequence ATGTTGGATAAAGGAGCAATGACGGAACTGCTCGGTATGGAGGCGGTTTCAGTCTGCAAGACACTGAGCGGCCTTCTGGGCAGGAAGTGCAGGATATCGGTAGAGGATATTATAGAGGCGGATGCAGATGGACTGGCAGAGTACCTCCCACGTTTTAATGTTTCCATAGAAGGTACTGTGGAGGGGGATGGATTAAAGCTGCCTCAGATCTATGTTTTCGGCAGGAAGGAAACTCTGCAGATCACTAATTATATCATGGGAGTACCCATTGACAGGGAAAGTCCTCTGGATGAGATTGCCTTAAGCACACTTAAAGAGGTGGTCTCCCAGAGTATTGGCAGTTCTGACGCGGAGTTTGAGGATCTTTTTGGCCATGGCATACGGGAATGCTTTAAAGAAGCTTTGGTATGGGATGGGACAGAACAGATCCAGGAGCTGGTCCGCCGTTGGGGTGGGAGCGGACAGGCTTTGCTGATCCGTCTTCATGTAGATATTGAAGGTGTATTATCTTCGGATGTATTCCGGGTCACTTCGGATAAATTTTCGGAGCTGTTCGGGCTGCCCGAAGCAGGGATGGAGGCAGCTTCTGTGAAAGCGCCTGAAACATTCCGGAAAAAAGGGAAGGCGGTCCCCGTACAGGAAGTGTATTTTCCGGAATTCAAGTATTCGCCTATAGAATATACGGAGGATCATATCGGGGAGGACAGGAAACGCTTGGGAGAGATCCAGCTGGAAGTGTCAGTCCGCATTGGCGGTACACGATGCAGCGTAAGAGATATCCTGGATCTGAAGGCGGGGGAGGTTTTGACTCTCGATAAACAGGCAGGTTCTCCTGCGGATATCCTGGTCAATGGAAATCTGATCGGACGCGGGGATGTGCTGGTCTCGGACGACCGTTTTTCAACCCGTATTATTGAGATTATAGACAAGAGGGAATGA
- a CDS encoding FliM/FliN family flagellar motor switch protein, producing the protein MIKTYDFKSPKKFTKERMSTVENLYDSFSRALAPYLTGLLQSYCEISVKGINEKRYQEFNNSVLDRSLFGMITLTPDNRDYSEAPLVLEMDTRLAFFMLERLLGGAGTRYELSRDFTDIEKAILQYLLGKVTEFVGNAWNEYLDVETELTGIQTNPHLLQISAPEDVIIETELEVTIDKLTADLRLVMPAPNVEELTSRFGYSFGVSQKKQDDAKRLQKRESIEKHLLDSEVEIRAIMHEFSLDAQDILHMQPGDVIPLNMNVNSGIAVYVENEVCFEAKPGHTKLRKAVEINKVL; encoded by the coding sequence GTGATAAAGACATATGATTTTAAATCACCAAAGAAATTCACAAAAGAACGCATGAGTACAGTGGAAAACTTGTATGACAGTTTTTCGCGTGCTCTGGCGCCCTATCTGACCGGTCTTTTACAGTCCTATTGTGAGATCAGCGTCAAAGGGATCAATGAAAAGAGGTATCAGGAGTTCAACAATTCTGTTTTGGACCGTTCCCTGTTCGGAATGATCACCCTGACGCCGGATAATCGGGATTATAGCGAGGCTCCCCTGGTTCTGGAAATGGACACCAGGCTGGCCTTTTTCATGTTGGAACGTCTTTTGGGCGGCGCAGGCACCCGTTATGAGCTGAGCCGGGATTTTACAGACATCGAGAAGGCCATCCTCCAGTATCTGCTGGGAAAGGTCACGGAATTTGTTGGGAATGCCTGGAACGAGTATCTGGATGTTGAGACGGAACTGACCGGGATCCAGACGAACCCGCATCTGCTTCAGATCAGCGCCCCGGAGGATGTGATCATTGAGACGGAGCTGGAGGTCACCATTGATAAGCTTACGGCGGATCTCAGGCTGGTCATGCCGGCGCCCAATGTGGAGGAGCTGACTTCCAGGTTCGGCTATTCCTTTGGCGTCAGCCAGAAGAAACAGGACGATGCCAAGCGGCTGCAGAAGCGGGAATCCATCGAGAAGCATCTGTTGGATTCGGAGGTGGAGATTCGGGCGATCATGCACGAATTCTCTCTGGATGCCCAGGATATCCTCCATATGCAGCCTGGAGATGTGATCCCCCTTAATATGAATGTAAACAGCGGGATTGCCGTGTATGTTGAGAATGAGGTATGTTTTGAGGCAAAACCGGGACATACAAAGCTGCGCAAGGCAGTGGAGATCAATAAAGTACTGTAA
- a CDS encoding flagellar motor protein MotB — MKKREEEGGSQEWLNTYADMITLVLTFFVLLYSISNINMSKLEEVAAAMQKRLGIETTVPIEDIPVDLEYPAISENTDPAGDPTAVGGGMSSASSRQMVELARDIQTYFETENLDAVISSSDNAVYIRFKNDLLFDPDSAVLRENSRDMLDALGVMLNARQDDIMAIYINGHTAQAANSLINDRILSSSRADNVAIYLEENCGIEPKKLICRGYGKYYPIAENSTKEGREQNRRVDMIILGSDFQAAEGDLDSVETMDPLAPVQMPGDMAPGQKGTVQQ, encoded by the coding sequence ATGAAAAAACGGGAAGAAGAGGGAGGAAGTCAGGAGTGGTTGAATACCTACGCGGATATGATAACCCTGGTTCTGACTTTCTTTGTGTTACTATACAGTATTTCTAATATCAATATGTCAAAGCTGGAAGAAGTTGCCGCAGCTATGCAGAAGCGTCTGGGGATCGAGACAACAGTTCCCATTGAGGACATACCGGTGGACTTAGAGTATCCGGCTATTTCGGAGAATACCGACCCTGCAGGAGATCCAACCGCTGTCGGCGGTGGTATGTCATCGGCGTCCTCCAGACAGATGGTGGAGCTGGCCCGCGATATCCAGACTTATTTTGAGACGGAGAATTTAGACGCTGTGATATCAAGCAGCGACAACGCAGTCTATATCCGGTTTAAGAATGATCTGCTCTTTGACCCGGACAGCGCGGTCCTCCGCGAAAACAGCCGGGATATGCTGGATGCGCTGGGGGTCATGCTGAACGCGAGGCAGGATGATATTATGGCGATCTATATAAACGGACATACAGCGCAGGCGGCGAATTCCCTGATCAACGACAGGATTCTCTCCTCATCGCGGGCAGACAATGTGGCGATCTACCTGGAAGAGAACTGTGGGATCGAGCCAAAGAAGCTGATCTGCCGCGGATACGGGAAATACTATCCGATTGCGGAGAACAGTACGAAAGAAGGGCGGGAGCAGAACCGCCGTGTGGATATGATCATACTTGGAAGTGACTTTCAGGCGGCAGAAGGGGATCTTGACAGCGTAGAGACCATGGATCCGCTGGCACCGGTTCAGATGCCGGGGGATATGGCTCCAGGACAGAAAGGTACGGTACAGCAGTGA
- the flgC gene encoding flagellar basal body rod protein FlgC, with amino-acid sequence MGYLDSLNITGSALTAERFRTDIILQNLANQNTTRTAEGGPYRRKQVVFRENRIDFKQELGKAMTKAENGGVFVEEVVENQNPFVPVYDPDHPDADADGYVMMPNVNSAEEMVDLMAATRAYEANITALNVVKSMALKALEIGK; translated from the coding sequence ATGGGATATTTAGATTCTCTCAATATTACAGGCTCCGCCCTGACCGCGGAACGGTTCCGCACGGATATCATCCTGCAGAACCTGGCGAACCAGAATACGACCAGGACGGCAGAGGGCGGCCCGTACCGCAGGAAACAGGTGGTTTTCCGCGAGAACCGCATCGATTTTAAGCAGGAGTTGGGCAAAGCCATGACAAAGGCGGAGAATGGCGGCGTTTTTGTGGAGGAAGTGGTTGAAAACCAGAATCCTTTTGTGCCGGTCTATGACCCGGATCATCCGGATGCTGATGCGGACGGTTATGTTATGATGCCGAATGTCAACAGTGCGGAGGAGATGGTGGATCTGATGGCTGCCACACGCGCCTATGAAGCCAATATTACGGCGCTGAATGTAGTAAAGAGTATGGCATTAAAGGCACTGGAGATCGGGAAATAA
- the flgB gene encoding flagellar basal body rod protein FlgB: MPLFEDAAFRALQGGLDAAWLKQQVTSHNIANVETPGFKAKRVEFSQILQAEGEKAGSVRRAVVTEDDTPSARPDGNNVQLEKEELELWKAYTEYAAMTSRMSGKLSTLRYVINNTGK; this comes from the coding sequence ATGCCATTATTTGAAGATGCAGCGTTTCGCGCACTGCAGGGCGGTCTTGATGCCGCATGGCTGAAGCAGCAGGTGACAAGCCATAATATAGCCAATGTAGAGACGCCGGGCTTTAAGGCAAAGCGGGTGGAATTCAGTCAGATCCTTCAGGCTGAAGGAGAAAAAGCCGGATCAGTCAGACGTGCTGTTGTGACGGAGGACGATACCCCTTCCGCAAGACCGGACGGGAACAATGTCCAGCTTGAGAAGGAAGAATTGGAACTCTGGAAAGCATACACAGAGTATGCGGCGATGACATCCAGGATGTCGGGAAAGCTTTCGACACTGCGCTATGTGATCAATAATACAGGTAAATAA
- the fliS gene encoding flagellar export chaperone FliS: protein MQNPYARYKEQSVMTMTQGDMVNLLFEETVNRLNKGLYCLSAKDFEGSNTHFKKAQAIIGHLSSTLDRKYEVSQGLDALYEYFAYQILQTNIRKDPQPVEEILPMITELKDAFAQADRQVRMGHTG from the coding sequence ATGCAAAACCCATATGCAAGATATAAAGAACAGTCTGTTATGACAATGACGCAGGGCGATATGGTCAACCTGCTGTTTGAGGAGACGGTCAACCGGCTGAATAAAGGGCTGTATTGTCTGTCAGCGAAGGATTTTGAGGGGAGCAATACCCATTTTAAAAAGGCACAGGCGATCATCGGGCATCTGTCCTCCACCCTGGACCGGAAGTACGAGGTTTCCCAGGGGCTGGATGCGCTCTACGAGTATTTCGCTTATCAGATCCTTCAGACCAATATCAGGAAAGATCCGCAGCCGGTAGAGGAGATCCTTCCGATGATCACAGAACTGAAGGATGCGTTTGCACAGGCCGACCGCCAGGTGCGGATGGGCCATACGGGCTGA